A window of Misgurnus anguillicaudatus chromosome 3, ASM2758022v2, whole genome shotgun sequence genomic DNA:
ACTAATTTATAGTTTGGAACCcattattttaacatgtataaCAAGAGAACAAGAAGAGAACTCACCAATCAATTCAGCAATGGCACTAAAGGGCCAAGTGTGACTTGTGGAATTAGAATGTAGAAATTTAGGACTGATctggattaaaaaaaaaagataacattttaaagcagtGTGGCAGTTATGACAGTGTTtggtaaaaataaagttataaaaaaaGTTCAGATTCAAggatttacaatatttataaatatcttggtaacactttagtatAAGATAgtatttgtttacattgttaATCCAATAAActattaaaggtggggtgcatgatctcagaaagccaatgttgaaatttaaaatcacctaaataaacacgcccctacccgaatagaatctggaccttcttttgatagacccgccccacacatatgcaacccaggcaacgatgtcggttagtagacacgccccttactgctgattggctacaagcgTGTTTTGGTTctcagcccgactcccttttccaaaatggtttttaaaaatcatgcaccccgcctttaagttaaaaactattaacataaaaaaatctgaattttaatggaaaaaattaaaaatgctaTGGTAAAAACCTGCTAATTGGCTAACTCTGAGAAACCTTGatatttatggttaaaaactgtactacatttaacaaaatattacatttaattttaatgtgAAATATTCAAATGAATTACCATATATTTTATggtgaaaatattttattcaaatAGATTATACATTTACttttgcagtaaaatatttttaaaactatgtTAAATGCAAGTCActgtaaaattaaaatttatggttaaaaacaacgTGTTTGGTTCGTCCCTTTTAACCCAACGCTTggttgatttattttttatttattttaatttttttagagtgtattaaCACTCTGACACTCCGTTCAGTGTATGAACACAAATGCCGATCACGACAGACCTAAGATGTGAGATTGTTTTGCAATTTTTCTAAAAGAGAGTGCATGGCCTGTTTTGCCAAATGTGAGACAaaatctgcatgtaaatcctAGAATGAATCTTGTAATTTCAGAATTATGGGCGTTTCACACGGTGCGCGCCAAGTGGCGCAACGCCCACCTTTTGCTGCTTTCCGCACGTCTTATATTGAAAATGAACTAGACACTCTGCGTACCATGTGAAATGCCCATAACTCTTTTTTATTagcaaaaacaaacaattatATAGGCAGccttagaaaaaaaaattaaaacacaaaGTGGTAAATAACCATAAAGTAGAAGAAACCATTTGGGGaaggtaaaaacatgttttacacaataaatgcatttataataaattgcTATctgaataaaacaaacaaaaaaatgtatcataaaatataatttaggCATATGAAGCTAAATGTCGACTTTctaaacaaaaaacacattaaaatctgtaaaaacaaattatagCTTTACCTTACTGCCTCCTTCCCCTGCTTCAATTATTTTTGTATCCAAACACAGAGGTGCATAACATATAAATGCATGTTACTTACTGTGCTGAGAGGAATAAAACTTTGTCTATTAGTGGCCATTTGTGCAGAAGGATCGATGTAAGATATTACAGAAAGCCTGTAGTTTGTTCACTTGTATGAAGGGACTTCTACTGCACATGTCCAGAAATAGAGAGAGCTCTGTTTTCGTACTCCAGCTATGCACACGCTGAGACTCTGCACATATAGTATTGTTGTCGCAGATAAATGCTGGTATGGACGGGTAACCTGATACATCATTCTTTGGCTTCTTGAAAGTCTATAGGCAGATGCTTTACACTTTGCCATTGTGTAAATATACTAGACCAATAAGGCTTATTAGCTTGaatttaattgtgattttttttttatattttgtttatatgcaAAACAAATTTTCCACTTTGGTGGACAGTAAAGATATACAATacacttttttctttttctgtggACTTTTAATGCATCATTATATGATTCCAAGAGAAAACTGGGTAAGAAagtatttattttagtttagtttacaaatgtgtatgcacatttattttagtttataacTGAGTATTATTAGCAAATTTGATTTAGCACACAATTTATAATGTCAACGCATAATTAAagaatacatttattaagtgCTTAATCTTGTTTTGTACCAACACACATAACATCACTTAAATGCAGCTAATAGATTAAACATTTCCTGGGTTTATATCTATTATAAAGTTGAACAAAACTGGACTcttaatgtttttttcacatgctgtTTTAGCCACCGACTATGTGTGACCAATAGAAATCTGATCCAATATTACATTTCACATGCATGATGTTTACGACATGAAATTGcacaacacacaaacattaaaGTAACTCTGAATAAGTTGACTACCTGAGTTGTTTTATCAAAGCTTCAGTCTGAGTTCAGGTCtatataacatattttaaaactagACTGTCTGAATTTGAAGGAGTTAAATATCTATAAAGCTGTGGGAGTGTCTAAACTCGACTCCAACGTTATGAAACGCAATCGACCTCCCTCTCACCATGGCTGAACTTTCAACTCCGACACAAACTGTCCATGGGGCTCTTTTGCCCCCGCGGGCAGCAGTGCTAAGTACACTGGAGTGACAGCACCCTCATCTGGTGACTTTGTTGCATTTGGCCCAGCCATGTCAGTTCTGACCCATCCAGGACAGCATGCATTGCACAGGATCTCATCTCCAGGCCTCTCTTTGGTCAGATTTCGGGCCAGGATCCTAGTCAGGGTGGTGAGGCCAGTTTTGGAGATTCCATACGCAGAACTGGGCCAGCCTCGTTCCAAGTGGAGACCTGCCTGGGCATCACTGACAAATCGCTCCATCAACCCGACCAGTTCCTCCTCGGTGATGTCGTCGCTACGGAAACGGGCCTGGAGTTCTGGACTACATTTGCTTAAAGCCATAGAGCTCATCATGCTGGAGACATTCACCAGCCTACCTATGAAGACATAAGACAGCCATTACACATATGCATTTGgtatgcttttatccaaagcaatttggctgcattcaaggtatacatttaatatgtgtgtgttttttagcGTAGCATACTAACAAAAAAAGGCAACAGAGACAAGAAAAGCAAGACCAGCCAGTTCTGCCACACATTACATGACTCACCTCCAGGTTTGATAATGGGCAAGAAGACATTGCACATATCTCTGGTGGCAAAGAAGTTGGTCTTTAATGTCACATCCGCCTGGATCCCAAATGCTGTTGTATCTGCCActgcaaaaaaaacattatttgttttttatcatttttttaatgatgctATCACAGCATGTTCAAAAATAAACCAATGCCTACTTTTGAATGCAATTCCAGCGTTGTTGATGAGCACGTCCAAGCCCCCGTACTTCTCTTTGAAGAAGTCTCGTGCAGTACGAACGCTGTTTGGGTCATTGATGTCCAGCTGATGGAAAAGGGGTGAGAGACCCTCTTTCTTCAGACCCTCCACCGCCGCGTTTCCTCGTCCCACATCGCGGGCTGTCAAGTACACGTCCCCGGTGTATTGCTTACACATTGCCCGCACGATAGCGAGCCCGATGCCTTTATTTGCACCAGTGACCAGGGCTACTTTGGTGTTGCTCATTGTCGGTGCTCCTGCACAATGGATATAATACAAATAAGTGTTATATAATATGCATTAAGTATTTTACAAAACGTACGCAAAAATTAAAGTTAACACAAACCTGTTTGTTCACTAAATGAACAAGTCGACGTTTCAGAAACCACTTTCGCTTTTCGACGTAAAGCGCATGCGCAGATGTATGCGCGCTTGCATAAAAGCACTCCACGCTCGATATATATAGCATATGCATCAAATTTTGCTTATACATTAAACGCTATTTATGTAGAAGGAGGAATAAATGCGATCTACAGACactactgtttttattttttgtaaaaatattgaTACAGTATCAGACAATCTTGGATGACATAAATACAATAAGTATAAAGCAGGGAAGAAAGGCAACCAtttgaaaacaaagaaaaagcaaaaaaataaaataaaaacagaggTAATAAGCGACTTATGTAACATTCGTCAAATCATTATACAAATTCAAAAATGTGACActtttataattaaataattaaggttacaaagaaaattgttacatttgggaactttacatttacatttatgaataTAATATTTTGCCATTAAAATTTTTACACGTACACCGATTGGTTGGCATACCGTGACGTTAATAAGACGGAAGTACGTTGATACGAAAGGCGTGTCCGACTTAACACTGGTTGTGCAGACTGTCGGTTTATGACACTatagtaccgcgagagcggtttGAAAGCGTTGTTTTCGTGTCAATCTCGCGCTACAGTGAGGTCATTCATCAAATTGATTTGTGCACTAGCGCAGATTCACCTAAATTCGAACATGCGTGTGCCCTCGTGGCTGTTTATGTTCATTAATTTACTGTAGTTTATAATGACATTATTCACGATACAAGTTTCGAGTGCTGCGTTTTAGTATGGACAAACACGGGCGACGTTGTGGTAGAAGAGCAAGGAGCAAAAGACGACGAAAAAAACGCGATAATGTCCCACAAGGTACTGTTTCTGTTTATATGAGAATGTGATTGTTTATATTAATAAGACGCGTGTAAACGTTTAATTTGCGATTTGCTCCTGTAACTTAGTTACGCTTTCTCACGAGGCTCAGTTTGTTCATTTGAGGAAATGGCTGAATGAAAGAGGGTTTACTTCTCAGTCTCTCATCCCTGTCACCTTCCATGGTAAGTGCCTGTTATAAGTGTTTACAATGTACATTTGGGAACATAAGTAGTAACCTAACAAAATGTTTTCTCCTCAGATACGGGACGGGGGCTTATGTCTACTCGCGCTATCAAGGTAACAGTTAATATCAAAGTActttacacaaataaatgtcTCTCCCTCATTTGTAAGCCTCTCTGGATAAAAGcttctgctaaatgaataaatgtaatgtaattacCTTGCATTAATTTAAGGGttattattttagttatttttggtAATATAGTTCTATAACGTATAATGAATCTGTTTTACTACCATTGAAGGCTAATGGCAAGGTGATTTCCTTACCTGAGAGCTGCTTACTGACCACCAGCACAGTGCTTAGAAGTTACATGGGGGATTATATAAAAAGGTATTGAATTTACCACATACTAACACATttaatcaaacattttttgttacttaATCACTTGAATTTCACTCTTTGTGCTTCCAGTATGCAGCCGCCGATATCTCCTCTCCTGGCTCTTTGTTGTTTCCTCATTGCTGAGAGACATTTTGGAGATGCATCAGACTGGAGTCCATACATTAATATCCTTCCAAAGACATACACGTGCCCTGTGTACTTCCCCGATGACATCATTGACCTCCTGCCTGGGAGTCTCCGGAAAAAAGCAGCAGAGCAGAAAGAAAAATTTCAGGATCTCTATTCCTCCTCGCTTACGTTTTTCCGTTCCCTCCAGCCACTCTTTAGCCAGCCCGCAGAGAAGCTGTTTACCCAGGATGCACTGCGGTGGGCTTGGTGCAGCGTAAACACTCGTACGGTGTATATGGAGCATTATCAGAGTAACTGTCTTTCCCAGGAGAAGGATGTCTGTGCGCTCGCGCCGTACCTTGACCTGTTGAACCACTGTCCTAATGTCCAAGTAAGAGCATAGACTTCAAAAAGCAGTCATGCTACGCTGTATTTATTCATAATTGAaagaattatgtttttttaattgatgAAGGCGTGCTATTGTATACTTTGTTTACAGGTTGAAGCCGGCTTTAATAAAGAAACCCGCTGCTATGAGATTAAAAGTGTTAAAGGCTGTAAAAAGTTCCAGCAGGCGTTCATCAACTACGGACCTCATGACAACCATAAACTGCTTTTGGAATATGGCTTTGTCGCTCCTGATAATCCCCAAAGTGTAGTATATGTTGATTTAGGTGAGAAATatgcatattaaatatattaaactaAAGTCTCATCATCTAATAATgaaattaggagcatcaaagtttattttcaatcattgatttcaatctttgacatgaccttactcagtcaatattaaagatatcaaggtaatATTTTCACAGCGTTATGTAggataattttatgtagaaaacacaaatcacaaaaaaatctggattgggttaaaaatgtggacaaatatgtaaatatatttattcaaaGTCACATCAATCGTCTGTGTGCTGTATTTTTCAGAAATTCTACAATTGTGCTTTGATAAAAGAGACAAACAGCTAACACAGAAACTACTGTACCTAAAGGACAATGATTTTTTAAGGTGAGTTAGttagatattttaaaaacagacttttattcattcattcattcattacaagTATGCTGGCAGTAAGATGCAGTGTCTCATGATGTCTGGGAAATTAAAGGTGcaacttttaaaaggatctcttgacagaaatgcaatataaagtacaaaactatattatcagtggtgtatgaagaccttacatattgaactgtattgttttttattaccttagaatgagacgtttttatctacatacaccgcgggtctccTTACTTGAAAGTTGCCGTTATTTTTCTATAgtagcccttaacagacaaactgttctatagaGCACGTTTCATCCCCATGTTGTTTCagacgacaacatgtttgcgGCAGCTTCCGtatgcattttgaaattgaggggtgaaCTGTGGACTAGAGGTCTTCATAGGCCcacttatgctgcgttccaggcaggtttttGAGCCCGTAAATTACGACTTCAAATACACGCTCTGAACTGGGAGTACCTGGCAACCTGTAACCCGTGTTTTTTGACCCTTCTACACatgaaagtgcactggaacggcagtcaaacccgtgacttcccacccgtgaactcgtactagatcgatgtactcccagttcaaagtcgtgagtcgtggttttgaagttgAGATTTATgggttacaggttgcctggaacTCAGCATTAGATCCGAAAATCCGAGGTCGGAACCCGAACGGGTATAATAATAGCGGAATCacgtaatttaaaatgaatgtgttgtgtgtgtttgcgcattgagtccttttccaaccctccttctgtttgccaagagcgttTGTGATATCGTGTGGCTGGCAGTAGGTTAATTTttgggtctaattttctcgggtttgtctcgggtcgggtctttcttaaaaaaaaagattcatgcACGTCTGTTTTGGGTAAAAAATTTCGGACTTGAAAAGACCTCTACTGTGGACTGATGCCGCTAAAAActcacactgtacctttaaaggaaaacaccactgttttaaaattttttactatgttcttacctcaactcaGACGAATTAATACACACCCACCCTTcctcaatgcgtgcacttgatctttgtacagcgtgtcgtgaatgtgttggcatttggcctggccccgttcattccttgggatccaggcGGGGATGAATTTGgaggccaccaaacacttccatgttttccatatttaaagacaGCAATTCGACCTTAGCGCGCAGTTACATCATCACTCCTG
This region includes:
- the setd4 gene encoding SET domain-containing protein 4 isoform X2, which codes for MDKHGRRCGRRARSKRRRKKRDNVPQVTLSHEAQFVHLRKWLNERGFTSQSLIPVTFHDTGRGLMSTRAIKANGKVISLPESCLLTTSTVLRSYMGDYIKSMQPPISPLLALCCFLIAERHFGDASDWSPYINILPKTYTCPVYFPDDIIDLLPGSLRKKAAEQKEKFQDLYSSSLTFFRSLQPLFSQPAEKLFTQDALRWAWCSVNTRTVYMEHYQSNCLSQEKDVCALAPYLDLLNHCPNVQVEAGFNKETRCYEIKSVKGCKKFQQAFINYGPHDNHKLLLEYGFVAPDNPQSVVYVDLEILQLCFDKRDKQLTQKLLYLKDNDFLSASWKNVLLGASVSQEQEDWCINCALKLCNNLIEDSVNALERLSQLKEDTDPSRLEQLCVVESLRQEEQRILEHTRVLLQNLQRQ
- the setd4 gene encoding SET domain-containing protein 4 isoform X1, coding for MDKHGRRCGRRARSKRRRKKRDNVPQVTLSHEAQFVHLRKWLNERGFTSQSLIPVTFHDTGRGLMSTRAIKANGKVISLPESCLLTTSTVLRSYMGDYIKSMQPPISPLLALCCFLIAERHFGDASDWSPYINILPKTYTCPVYFPDDIIDLLPGSLRKKAAEQKEKFQDLYSSSLTFFRSLQPLFSQPAEKLFTQDALRWAWCSVNTRTVYMEHYQSNCLSQEKDVCALAPYLDLLNHCPNVQVEAGFNKETRCYEIKSVKGCKKFQQAFINYGPHDNHKLLLEYGFVAPDNPQSVVYVDLEILQLCFDKRDKQLTQKLLYLKDNDFLSNLTFSMDSPSWRLMTALRLLSLKPEQYASWKNVLLGASVSQEQEDWCINCALKLCNNLIEDSVNALERLSQLKEDTDPSRLEQLCVVESLRQEEQRILEHTRVLLQNLQRQ
- the cbr1 gene encoding carbonyl reductase [NADPH] 1, encoding MSNTKVALVTGANKGIGLAIVRAMCKQYTGDVYLTARDVGRGNAAVEGLKKEGLSPLFHQLDINDPNSVRTARDFFKEKYGGLDVLINNAGIAFKMADTTAFGIQADVTLKTNFFATRDMCNVFLPIIKPGGRLVNVSSMMSSMALSKCSPELQARFRSDDITEEELVGLMERFVSDAQAGLHLERGWPSSAYGISKTGLTTLTRILARNLTKERPGDEILCNACCPGWVRTDMAGPNATKSPDEGAVTPVYLALLPAGAKEPHGQFVSELKVQPW